The proteins below are encoded in one region of Acanthochromis polyacanthus isolate Apoly-LR-REF ecotype Palm Island chromosome 4, KAUST_Apoly_ChrSc, whole genome shotgun sequence:
- the lonp1 gene encoding lon protease homolog, mitochondrial has protein sequence MATCMKMINAARQLHRSSALVRKPNWSGVVPHRTDSSALNRLQPPRFYTSAGTPRSIPVSTAMTAGCRLGTAHRWMRAGAVPRVHTGLLTPTSGPHSVQTRMYGNRASGAGFSGEDGAESSGSGGEESGGDGGVPYNGAQMTALTPMMVPEVFPNVPLIAVSRNPVFPRFIKIIEVKNKALMELLRRKVRLAQPYAGVFMKRDDANESDVVESLDAIYSTGTFVQIHEMQDLGEKLRMIVMGHRRIRITKQLEVEPEEAPESPVLSESEPESQSKPPRRKPKRSRKEQPGSLTEQLEDKISEADLSPELQPLPSSNILMVEVDNVQHEHFTVTEEVKALTAEIVKTIRDIIALNPLYRESVLQMMQAGQRVVDNPIYLSDMGAALTGAESHELQDVLEETNIPKRLYKALSLLKKEYELSKLQQRLGREVEEKIKQTHRKYLLQEQLKIIKKELGLEKEDKEAIEEKFRERLKDRTVPQHIMEVINEELNKLGLLDNHSSEFNVTRNYLDWLTSMPWGTNSEENLSLERAKEVLEEDHYGMDDVKKRILEFIAVSQLRGSTQGKILCFYGPPGVGKTSIARSIARALNRQYFRFSVGGMTDVAEIKGHRRTYVGAMPGKIIQCLKKTKTENPLVLIDEVDKMGRGYQGDPSSALLELLDPEQNANFLDHYLDVPVDLSKILFICTANVIDTIPEPLRDRMEMINVSGYVAQEKLAIAERYLVPQLRSLCGLTEEKASISSDALSLLIRQYCRESGVRNLQKQVEKVLRKVAFCIVSGKQTTVTVTPENLQEYVGKPVFTVDRMYDVTPPGVVMGLAWTALGGSTLFIETSLRRPTGGAESKGEGTLEVTGQLGDVMKESAKIASTFARAFLMTQDPGNHFLVNSHLHLHVPEGATPKDGPSAGCTIVTALLSLATNQSVRQNVAMTGEVSLTGKILPVGGIKEKTIAARRAGVTCIILPNENRKDFSDLPDYITQGLEVHFVDHYSQIYPIVFPQKQS, from the exons TGTCCCCCACCGGACTGACAGCTCCGCACTTAACCGGCTTCAGCCCCCGCGGTTCTACACCAGCGCCGGGACCCCTCGAAGCATCCCAGTGAGCACAGCCATGACAGCTGGCTGCAGGCTGGGCACAGCTCACCGCTGGATGCGGGCTGGGGCTGTCCCCCGTGTCCACACTGGTCTCCTCACACCGACGTCTGGACCCCACTCTGTCCAGACCAGGATGTACGGGAACCGGGCCAGCGGTGCAGGCTTCTCTGGAGAGGACGGCGCGGAGAGCTCCGGCTCTGGGGGAGAGGAGTCTGGAGGAGATGGGGGAGTACCTTACAACGGAGCCCAGATGACGGCTCTGACCCCCATGATGGTCCCGGAGGTGTTCCCCAATGTGCCGCTGATCGCTGTGAGCAGGAATCCGGTATTCCCCCGCTTCATCAAGATCATCGAG GTAAAGAATAAAGCACTAATGGAGCTGCTGAGGAGGAAAGTTCGCCTGGCTCAGCCATATGCTGGAGTCTTCATGAAGAGAGATGATGC GAATGAGTCAGATGTTGTGGAGTCTCTAGATGCCATTTACAGTACTGGGACCTTTGTTCAGATTCATGAGATGCAAGACTTGGGAGAAAAGCTGAGGATGATCGTCATGGGACACCGCAG GATTCGAATCACTAAACAGCTGGAGGTGGAGCCCGAGGAGGCACCAGAGTCCCCCGTTTTGTCAGAGTCTGAGCCAGAGTCCCAAAGCAAACCACCAAGACGCAAACCTAAACGCAGCCGAAAGGAGCAGCCTGGCTCTCTGACAGAGCAGCTCGAGGACAAG ATTTCAGAAGCAGACCTGAGTCCAGAGCTTCAGCCTTTGCCCTCCTCCAACATCCTAATGGTCGAAGTGGACAATGTTCAACACGAACACTTCACTGTCACTGAAGAGGTCAAg GCACTGACAGCAGAGATAGTGAAGACCATCAGAGACATCATTGCTCTCAATCCCCTCTACAG agAGTCGGTCCTTCAGATGATGCAGGCTGGCCAAAGAGTGGTTGATAATCCCATTTACCTCAGTGACATGGGAGCAGCGCTGACAGGAGCAGAGTCACATGAACTGCAGGACGTCCTGGAGGAGACCAAT ATCCCAAAGCGTCTCTACAAGGCTCTGTCTTTGCTGAAGAAGGAGTATGAGCTAAGTAAACTGCAACAGCGCTTGGGCCGAGAG GTGGAAGAGAAAATCAAACAGACCCACAGAAAATACCTGCTACAGGAGCAGCTCAAGATCATTAAGAAG GAACTGGGTCTGGAAAAAGAGGACAAAGAAGCTATTGAGGAGAAGTTCAGAGAGAGACTCAAAGACAGGACAGTCCCTCAGCACATAATGGAAGTCATCAATGAAGAACTCAACAAACTGGGTCTGCTGGACAACCACTCATCAGAGTTCAA TGTAACCCGTAACTACTTGGACTGGCTGACCAGCATGCCCTGGGGTACCAACAGTGAAGAGAACTTATCACTTGAAAGAGCCAAAGAGGTTCTTGAAGAAGACCATTATGGAATGGATGATGTTAAGAAACGCATATTG gAGTTCATAGCAGTGAGCCAGCTCCGTGGCTCCACCCAGGGGAAGATCCTGTGTTTCTACGGACCTCCAGGTGTAGGAAAGACCTCTATTGCCCGCTCCATAGCCAGAGCCCTCAACAGGCAATACTTCAGGTTCAGCGTGGGAGGCATGACCGATGTGGCTGAGATTAAAGGGCACAG gAGGACATATGTTGGAGCGATGCCCGGAAAGATTATCCAGTGCCTGAAGAAAACCAAGACAGAGAACCCTCTGGTGCTAATAGATGAG GTGGATAAGATGGGCCGTGGTTACCAAGGTGATCCATCCTCTGCTCTGCTGGAGCTTCTGGACCCCGAACAGAATGCCAACTTCCTTGACCATTACCTGGATGTTCCTGTAGATCTGTCAAAG ATTTTGTTTATCTGCACGGCCAATGTGATTGACACCATCCCAGAGCCTCTTAGAGACAGGATGGAAATGATCAACGTGTCTGGATACGTGGCCCAGGAGAAACTAGCCATTGCCGAG cGTTACCTGGTCCCTCAGCTGCGCTCCCTCTGTGGTCTGACCGAGGAGAAGGCTTCCATCTCATCTGACGCCCTCAGCCTGCTCATTAGGCAGTACTGCAGGGAGTCTGGAGTTAGGAACCTGCAGAAACAAGTTGAAAAG GTTTTGCGGAAGGTGGCTTTCTGCATTGTCAGTGGGAAGCAAACCACGGTGACTGTTACACCTGAGAATCTGCAGGAGTATGTGGGTAAACCTGTTTTCACAGTAGATCGGATGTACGATGTCACCCCTCCAGGAGTGGTTATGGGGCTCGCGTGGACTGCTCTGG GAGGATCAACGCTGTTTATCGAGACTTCACTCCGACGCCCTACAGGAGGAGCAGAATCTAAAGGAGAGGGCACACTGGAGGTTACAG GTCAGCTCGGTGACGTAATGAAGGAAAGTGCAAAAATCGCTTCAACCTTTGCCAGAGCCTTCCTCATGACCCAGGACCCAGGCAATCACTTCCTGGTCAACTCCCACCTTCACCTGCATGTCCCTGAG GGGGCAACTCCTAAAGATGGACCAAGCGCTGGCTGCACCATTGTCACAGCACTGTTGTCTCTGGCAACCAACCAGTCAGTGCGTCAGAACGTAGCAATGACTGGGGAGGTGTCACTGACTGGCAAAATACTGCCTGTAGGAGGAATCAAAGAGAAAACTATTGCT GCACGTCGTGCTGGTGTGACCTGCATCATCCTTCCAAATGAGAACAGAAAGGACTTCTCTGACCTGCCAGACTACATCACCCAGGGCCTGGAGGTCCACTTTGTTGACCACTACAGCCAAATCTACCCCATTGTCTTCCCACAGAAACAATCTTAA